Proteins encoded in a region of the Mucilaginibacter sabulilitoris genome:
- a CDS encoding ferritin-like domain-containing protein — translation MKTESQESISDANMARRSFLRYAGVGVASIGLLATAACHKDHQVTPTPNGVDLGAKNDFAILNYAYALEQLEAAFYLQVAATPFSGITTAETKLLTDIRDHEVLHREFFKAALGAKAIPDLTPDFSSIDFSSRAKVLAAAKAFEDTGVTAYDGAGYLIESPDYLLIAGKIVSVEARHAALISNMITPGSFAGADVIDTSNSLNKSATIAEVLKIANGFLKTKVSAINYGYVAS, via the coding sequence ATGAAAACAGAATCACAAGAAAGCATATCAGATGCAAATATGGCCAGGCGGTCGTTTTTGCGCTATGCAGGTGTGGGTGTTGCGTCAATAGGCTTATTAGCTACCGCGGCTTGCCATAAAGATCACCAGGTTACACCAACACCAAACGGAGTTGACCTGGGCGCCAAAAATGATTTCGCTATTTTAAACTATGCCTACGCGTTAGAGCAACTGGAAGCAGCATTTTATTTACAGGTTGCCGCTACTCCTTTCAGCGGCATAACTACTGCCGAAACCAAATTGTTAACCGATATTCGTGATCACGAGGTTTTACACCGCGAATTTTTTAAAGCCGCCTTAGGAGCAAAAGCAATCCCCGATTTAACACCCGATTTTTCTTCTATTGATTTTAGCAGTCGTGCCAAAGTATTGGCCGCGGCAAAAGCTTTTGAAGATACCGGCGTTACTGCTTATGATGGCGCAGGTTACCTTATCGAAAGTCCAGATTACCTGTTGATAGCCGGCAAGATTGTTTCTGTAGAAGCACGTCATGCCGCACTGATCAGTAACATGATCACTCCGGGTTCCTTCGCAGGTGCCGATGTAATTGATACCAGCAATAGTTTAAACAAATCGGCCACTATAGCGGAAGTCCTTAAGATAGCCAATGGTTTCTTAAAAACAAAAGTTAGTGCAATAAATTACGGTTACGTAGCATCTTAA
- a CDS encoding thioredoxin family protein yields the protein MKFLNFKQPSVFFIVLFLVLFAFTGNAQQVSKAGKKSGQIDFIENSWNEALKQAAAQKKYIFVDAYATWCGPCKMLKATTFKNNKVADFYNSNFINVAIDMEKGQGPALAAQWGLRAYPTLIIFNAKGKPVYGTEGFMRPDDLIKFGVQALNK from the coding sequence ATGAAATTTCTGAATTTTAAACAACCATCCGTTTTTTTTATCGTCTTATTTTTAGTGCTGTTTGCCTTTACTGGTAACGCTCAGCAGGTTTCAAAAGCGGGTAAAAAATCGGGCCAGATTGACTTTATTGAAAATTCATGGAACGAAGCGTTAAAACAGGCTGCAGCCCAAAAGAAATACATTTTTGTTGATGCCTATGCCACCTGGTGTGGCCCCTGTAAAATGCTAAAGGCTACTACATTTAAAAATAATAAGGTGGCCGATTTTTATAACAGCAATTTTATTAACGTGGCCATTGATATGGAAAAGGGGCAAGGGCCTGCTCTTGCCGCACAATGGGGATTGCGCGCCTATCCAACACTGATTATTTTTAACGCGAAAGGGAAACCTGTTTATGGCACAGAAGGTTTTATGCGACCAGATGACCTGATTAAATTTGGTGTACAGGCTTTAAATAAATAA
- a CDS encoding ferritin-like domain-containing protein translates to MNLFNIIDEIENIDPEVYGKLSQRRDVIKNIASFGSKVAVAALPFAVGTMFKKAYAADASAPSVVDVLNYALTLEYLESTFYNAGKDKGSALIPAAAATQYFNQVTTDENNHVTFLTSVIKSLGGTPVSKPEIDLTAGNGSGSGPFADVLTNYATFLAVAQVFEDTGVRAYKGQAGFLLKNQVVLTAALSIHAVEARHASAIRQIRSQTPWITSTAGLGNDTGIALVNGNYDGEQNVKQSTVDVTTLKSATSSSTSVAVATAAFDEPLSSTQVLALLQGSFLVKK, encoded by the coding sequence ATGAATTTATTTAACATAATAGATGAAATTGAAAATATTGATCCGGAAGTTTACGGAAAGCTAAGCCAGCGCCGTGATGTGATCAAAAATATAGCCAGTTTTGGTTCAAAAGTAGCAGTTGCCGCTTTACCGTTTGCTGTTGGTACAATGTTTAAAAAAGCTTATGCCGCCGACGCTTCGGCACCATCGGTAGTTGATGTATTGAATTACGCGCTTACGCTGGAGTACCTTGAATCTACCTTTTATAATGCAGGTAAAGACAAAGGCTCAGCTTTGATTCCGGCAGCAGCTGCTACTCAATACTTTAACCAGGTAACAACTGATGAGAACAATCACGTCACATTTTTAACATCAGTAATTAAATCATTGGGTGGAACGCCTGTTTCTAAACCAGAAATTGATTTAACAGCCGGTAATGGCTCAGGCAGCGGTCCGTTTGCCGATGTGTTAACAAATTATGCTACCTTCCTGGCTGTTGCACAGGTATTTGAAGATACCGGTGTAAGAGCATATAAAGGCCAGGCGGGTTTTTTATTAAAAAACCAGGTAGTATTAACAGCAGCATTATCCATTCATGCGGTTGAAGCCCGCCATGCTTCAGCTATCCGCCAGATCCGTTCACAAACTCCTTGGATAACAAGCACCGCTGGTTTAGGTAATGATACCGGTATTGCACTTGTAAACGGTAATTATGATGGCGAACAAAATGTAAAACAAAGTACTGTTGATGTTACTACTTTAAAAAGTGCAACAAGCAGTTCTACCTCTGTAGCTGTAGCCACGGCAGCATTTGATGAGCCTTTAAGCAGCACGCAAGTACTTGCATTATTGCAGGGATCATTCCTGGTAAAAAAATAA
- a CDS encoding DUF6600 domain-containing protein, with protein MKLIKKICGLSLIAFLIVLAAPNKTRAQEGEYVSDQEFYDELDPYGTWVDDPTYGNVWIPDAEDGFRPYATRGHWVVTDYGNTWVSDYPWGWATFHYGRWRYDDYYGWEWIPGHEWAPAWVNWRSGGGYYGWAPLQPGISISLSFGNSYQVPDYYWVCARQEYINRPNIYNYYEPHTRVVNIIHRTTIINNTYVYNKRTYVTGPRINEVRRVTRQNVQVYRVNNVNRPTGRPSISNNRLNIYRPEIRKAPDARPARVVNAAEYRKEHPNEGIAHRVGGQATVNRGNAARLAQVAKSNDNKLVKVNNNRPVRQAQPDNKRPDQPSARPGQPANQHGGSGQRTGQPDAKNVQQQQAAQRQQQQEAQRQQQEEQKKQQGARRQQQSDEQRQQAVQRQQQQETQRHQQQDQQKQQATRRQQQSDEQRQQAAQRQQQQEVQRQQQQEEQRKQQGARRQQQSDEQRQQAAQREQQQSAQRQQEQAQRQQEAQRQQQQAERQQQQEAQRQQQQAQRQQQQEAQRQQQQAQRQQQQEAQRQQQQAQRQQQQEAQRQQQQAQRQQQQEAQRQQQQAQRQQQQEAQRQQQQQRQQEAHRTRPQGNN; from the coding sequence GACGAACTTGATCCTTACGGTACCTGGGTAGATGACCCTACTTACGGTAACGTTTGGATTCCCGATGCAGAAGACGGCTTTAGGCCCTATGCCACCCGTGGCCATTGGGTTGTAACCGATTATGGTAACACATGGGTTTCTGATTATCCATGGGGATGGGCAACCTTCCACTATGGCCGCTGGCGTTATGATGATTATTACGGATGGGAATGGATTCCGGGACATGAATGGGCTCCGGCCTGGGTTAACTGGCGCAGCGGTGGCGGTTATTATGGATGGGCCCCTTTACAACCTGGTATAAGTATTAGCCTTTCGTTCGGTAATAGTTACCAGGTGCCCGATTATTATTGGGTATGTGCACGGCAGGAGTATATAAACCGCCCCAATATTTATAATTATTACGAGCCACATACCCGCGTAGTAAATATTATACACCGTACTACCATTATTAACAATACTTATGTTTATAATAAACGCACCTATGTAACCGGTCCACGTATTAACGAGGTAAGGCGGGTTACCAGGCAAAATGTACAGGTGTACAGGGTAAATAATGTAAACAGGCCTACCGGCAGGCCGAGCATCAGCAATAACAGGCTGAATATTTACCGTCCAGAAATAAGGAAAGCCCCTGATGCCCGTCCGGCCAGAGTAGTAAATGCTGCCGAATACAGAAAAGAACACCCTAATGAAGGTATTGCACACCGTGTAGGCGGACAGGCAACTGTAAACCGTGGTAATGCCGCGCGATTAGCTCAGGTTGCTAAAAGTAATGATAACAAACTGGTAAAAGTTAATAACAACAGGCCGGTAAGGCAAGCACAACCAGATAACAAACGTCCGGACCAGCCGAGTGCGCGGCCAGGTCAGCCTGCAAATCAACATGGTGGTTCAGGACAGCGTACCGGGCAACCGGATGCAAAAAATGTTCAGCAACAACAAGCTGCCCAACGCCAGCAACAGCAGGAAGCACAGCGCCAGCAGCAAGAAGAGCAAAAGAAACAGCAGGGTGCAAGGCGTCAGCAGCAATCTGATGAGCAAAGGCAGCAGGCAGTTCAGCGTCAGCAACAACAGGAAACACAACGTCACCAACAGCAAGACCAGCAAAAGCAACAGGCTACAAGGCGTCAGCAGCAGTCTGATGAGCAAAGGCAACAAGCCGCTCAGCGCCAGCAACAGCAAGAGGTGCAACGTCAGCAGCAACAAGAAGAGCAGAGAAAACAGCAGGGCGCAAGACGTCAGCAACAATCTGACGAACAAAGGCAACAAGCTGCTCAGCGTGAGCAACAACAATCCGCCCAACGTCAACAAGAACAAGCTCAGCGCCAGCAAGAGGCACAACGTCAACAGCAACAGGCTGAACGTCAGCAACAGCAGGAGGCTCAGCGCCAACAGCAACAGGCCCAGCGCCAGCAACAGCAGGAAGCTCAGCGTCAACAGCAACAGGCCCAGCGCCAGCAACAGCAGGAAGCTCAGCGTCAACAACAACAGGCTCAACGCCAGCAACAGCAGGAGGCTCAGCGCCAACAGCAACAGGCTCAACGCCAGCAACAGCAGGAAGCCCAGCGGCAACAACAACAAGCTCAACGCCAGCAACAGCAGGAAGCCCAGCGGCAACAACAACAGCAGCGGCAACAGGAGGCCCACCGCACAAGGCCCCAGGGCAATAATTAA